From a single Candoia aspera isolate rCanAsp1 chromosome 2, rCanAsp1.hap2, whole genome shotgun sequence genomic region:
- the LOC134492144 gene encoding zinc finger and SCAN domain-containing protein 21-like, which produces MEKGLEGSGKVPRIVQVMYFKGVPRQLNQQPDVGLPQQWEAQWQAFLSTLQPAHMGRGSLQLTDAVPWDDARAFLAAFEQVAEACRWPREEWVGQLLPALRGGVEQSFFRLDARERGDYVKVKAAILRADALRMEMKRQHFRQCCYQELEGPRGVYSQLQELCRQWLKPEKHTKEQILEMIIQEQLLGMLPAEVQNWVRECGPKDCVEMVALAEDFLMGRRHAPRTCDWQVPLPEVTVSSLESEGRQRQHYLGASEIASTRNSGAVHPSTGLETAGAGTAEEPIDVKDELSLDQKPIHWEVFQENGGSVNALGESLSSEILY; this is translated from the exons ATGGAAAAGGGCTTAGAGGGCTCGGGAAAAGTCCCACGCATCGTCCAGGTGATGTATTTTAAGGGGGTGCCAAGACAGCTGAACCAGCAGCCAGATGTGGGGCTACCCCAGCAGTGGGAAGCCCAGTGGCAGGCATTTCTGAGCACCCTGCAGCCGGCCCACATGGGCCGGGGAAGCCTTCAGCTAACAGACGCGGTGCCCTGGGATGACGCTCGGGCGTTTCTGGCGGCCTTTGAGCAAGTCGCCGAAGCTTGCCGGTGGCCCCGAGAAGAATGGGTGGGCCAGCTCCTGCCAGCATTGCGGGGAGGAGTGGAGCAGTCCTTCTTCAGGCTGGACGCCCGAGAGAGGGGGGACTACGTGAAGGTGAAGGCCGCCATCCTGCGAGCAGACGCCCTCCGCATGGAAATGAAACGGCAGCACTTCCGGCAGTGTTGTTACCAGGAGCTGGAGGGGCCGCGGGGGGTGTACAGCCAGCTCCAGGAGCTCTGCCGCCAGTGGCTGAAACCCGAGAAGCACACCAAGGAGCAGATCCTGGAGATGATCATCCAGGAGCAGCTTCTGGGCATGCTGCCGGCTGAAGTCCAGAACTGGGTGCGGGAGTGCGGGCCAAAGGACTGCGTCGAAATGGTGGCGTTGGCAGAGGATTTCCTGATGGGCCGCCGTCATGCGCCCAGGACCTGTGACTGGCAG GTTCCTCTGCCAGAGGTCACAGTTAGTTCTCTGGAGTCCGAGGGGAGGCAGAGGCAGCATTATCTCGGAG CCAGTGAAATTGCATCCACAAGGAATTCGGGTGCAGTCCATCCATCAACAGGACTGGAAACAGCTGGGGCTGGGACAGCTGAG GAGCCCATAGATGTGAAGGATGAGTTAAGCCTTGATCAGAAGCCCATACACTGGGAAGTCTTTCAGGAGAATGGCGGCAGTGTCAATGCTTTGGGTGAGTCTCTCTCATCGGAGATACTCTACTAG